One genomic segment of Hordeum vulgare subsp. vulgare chromosome 2H, MorexV3_pseudomolecules_assembly, whole genome shotgun sequence includes these proteins:
- the LOC123430476 gene encoding probable E3 ubiquitin-protein ligase ATL44: protein MMAIAGAVVAGVAAAATAGILALASSHGDRPEDATSAVAEAAASQECAVCLSELAGAAGCSGDSGPSAVLVRVLPGCGHGFHDECIGRWLLLRPECPLCRCPVPAVVTADSRLARKAVVPAVPLAEAAPALSRPTRIACGFGDGRVVWTRSPPVAL from the coding sequence ATGATGGCTATTGCCGGCGCGGTGGTCGCCGGTGTAGCCGCCGCGGCCACGGCCGGGATTCTTGCCTTGGCGTCGTCGCACGGCGACCGGCCCGAGGATGCCACGAGCGCCgtggcggaggcggcggcgtCCCAGGAGTGCGCGGTGTGCCTGTCGGAGCTGGCCGGAGCGGCGGGATGCTCCGGCGACTCCGGGCCATCGGCGGTGCTGGTACGCGTGCTGCCGGGCTGTGGGCACGGGTTCCACGACGAGTGCATCGGCAGGTGGCTGCTGCTGCGCCCCGAGTGCCCGCTCTGCCGCTGCCCCGTACCGGCTGTGGTCACCGCGGACAGTCGGCTAGCCAGGAAGGCCGTGGTGCCTGCCGTGCCGCTGGCGGAGGCCGCGCCTGCCTTGTCGCGGCCAACTAGGATCGCGTGCGGCTTCGGCGACGGGAGGGTCGTGTGGACGCGTAGCCCACCCGTGGCACTGTAA